Below is a genomic region from Gopherus flavomarginatus isolate rGopFla2 chromosome 25, rGopFla2.mat.asm, whole genome shotgun sequence.
GGGCACAGCTTTTTGgaacccccaaatcttggtgccctggGCGGCCGCCTAGTTCACCTGGGGTTACATCGGCCCTGCTGCAGcgcatggagcaggcagggcaggggtggggaaccaGGGTCTCTCTAACTGTAAGGGGGGGGGGTTGCTTCTCCAGGCTCAAGAGCTGGGGGCTGCTCTTGtcccccccccgccaggcccAGGGCAGACTTGGGGCTGACCCCTGGCTGTGAGTCTGTGTGCAGCAGCAACCCAGCACAGCGGGGCCAGGTTTTTTTTCGCCACTGCCCTCTAGCTGCCAGTGCTGAGGGGTGGGAGCTGTTCAGACACCGAGCAATAGACCGGAGCATCTGCTGCATAAATCGGATGCTGCGAGCCGCAGACCACCGGCCCGGGAACCCCGGCCACGGCCCTGCTGCCGGCTGGTGGGAGAACAGCCCCCCGGGTGCCTGCAGTGGGAACGCGGGGTGCtcctggctcaggctggagccatcCCAGCCAGGCCCGTGCAGCCAACTCACCCGCTCCCAGGCCGGCCTGGCCTTGCAGAGCGTTCGGCCTGCCGGCCAAGGGGGCGCGATTCCCAGTGAGTGCAGCTCATTGGCAAActggctcccaggctccttcGGTCTCTTTCTCGAGAGACCCTCCCCTTAGCCATGGGCTCCAGCAGCAGTCCCCCCTCCCCGCCGGGGGAGCTGCcatgtgctgagcttgccccacTCAGGGTGGTCCAGCAcctcccttctgccccagcccaggcagcGGGGCTCAAACCTGGGCCACCAGGCCCCTCACACCTACATGACagcagctggctgctggagctgctggccagccccccgggcaccccagctctcccccacagccacagCGTTCCTGGGAGACAACATGCCAAGCAGACAGCTGTGAGCCTCAGGCCAGGGTTTATTTGTAAACGACCCGTGGTGCCCGCAGTCATTGAGAGTCCCCATggttcctccctgcccctccctggccACTTCAGGAAAAGCTCTTTGCAGCCCCCCGGCTCCAGCCCTTGGCAGAGTCCTTGTCCAGCTGGCCCCGGCACTCCCTGGTGCTGGTGGGCTCAGTGTTGGCGGCACACGTGGCTGGAGGCAGCAGGGCGTCCGTGCTGGGGGAGACGGCCTGGCAGGCTGAGGCTGGCTGCTCTGGCGCCAGCTCTGCCCGCTTGCCCATGGTGAGGATGCCGGCGGCGTGCTTGCCCGAGCCTTGCAGCAGGCGGTAGAGCTGGCTCTGGAAGGCCCGTGAGCCGCTCTTCCTCTTACCCAGCGTGAGGATGCCTGCGGCGTGGTTGCCAAAGCCATGCAGCAGGTCATAGACACGGCAGGGGCAGGTCTTCTGGCGGCAGCACATGGGCACACTGTGCCGGGCcgcagccagggagcagagcagtGCCAGGAGCAGGAGGCAGGAGGCCCTGTGGAGCTGCGGGCGCAAGAGGCAGGCATTAGTGCAGGGACAGGCTGGCACTGACGGGGTTAAGCCCGAGAcaccccagcccccctctgccccaggctgcgGATCTCAGAGCCAAGCTGCAAAGAAGCTGTCTCCCCCCCAAAGGAGCTGCCAGGCGGGCTCAGTCCAGGGGCCCATCTAGCTTGGCGTCCTGGCTCTGACAGCCCCTGCAAGACGCCCTGCAGTGCTGAGCTGCCCGGCTCCAGgagccctgccctgaccccactaGTGACAGGTCAGCTGGTGCCCAGCAACCAGCCCATCCCAGCCGGGGAGGGGGGCAACaagccccccagcaccacctcgCAGGCCCAGCCCCACCCTCTCCCAGCAAACCCCACGTGAGCGCCAcctcactgccctgccccaccgtGAACCCTCAGCAAACGCTTCCCCTAAAAGACCCCGCACGCCCCAGTCTCCCATAGCCACCCCCCAGCCGGCTTCCCAGCAGTAGCTAATCACACCTCACCACACCCCTCGGCACTAGCTGGGCTGCATGACCCTCCCATGGCAGcactagaatccaggagtcctaaCGCTTTGCCCCCaccgccctcccagagccaggcctagcacccaggagtcctgcctggcACACGCCCTATGCACAGACCCTGGCAACCTGCTCCAAAATCCAAGACAAAGGGAGCAGACACACACTGTCCCCTGCTCCTCACCCCATGGCAACACTGCAGCCCCCGCCCCTTTCCATGCAGGAGAAACAGCCAGGCTGCAATTAGCGCTAATTGGCCCCCTGGCTGGCAGAGGGTGCGTCATGGAGACCAAGCTgcccccagggagccctccagGGTGAGGCGGGACTGGTGCAGGTGGGACGCTCACCCTGGTTTGTGCGTGGCCGGCGGGGTCAAATGTAACAGCTGCTGGGTCTCCCTTTAACACTGAGCGGGACTCGGTTCTGCAACACCTGGTGCTGAGCCAGCCTAGTGACCCCGTGCAACGCACCACGGTGCTGAGCGGGGAACAGTTGACGCAGCGGACGCAGGGCCACAGGTGCCAGGCCGTGCAGAGCCAGGCCCAGCGTGCAGCCCTAGGAGGTGGTTTCACCTCACAGCTTGCCCAAGCAGGTCTTGGCCTCCCCAGTGTCCTACACGGCCCAGCAGGCCGGCTCCAGGGCTTGTGTGGCAAGGGAGGGGGCGTCTCGGTGGGTTCTGGGACCCCACTGGGATCAGGAGAGACACCGGGAAGGGACAAAGCAGACACCATTTGCTCCCCGGCCTGAGTTACCTGAGGGCAGGACGGGCTGCGCTGGGCTCCTCCCCAGAGCTGCTCACCACGGGGGTGCATAGGGCGGGGAGACACACAGCCTGGGGTTCAAGGCCACCATCGTGTTGCCCCATCACTGTGCTCTGCTCCCCCTCATGCTGcacacttgccccctccccaactGTGCCCTTGCTGATGTGAGACCTCCCTGCACTGCGGCCTCCcttctgcccagcccagccctggcagccaggccctggCACCGTACCTTGGCGTTGGGCACCTCCATGGGTCCAAGGTGTCTGCGGGGACCTGAGCGAAGCTTTGGCATGACCCAGTGAGGAGCAGCGACGCCCTgagctgctctccctggcagcccaGGCTTTTATAGGGCCAGGCTGCCCCGAAGCTCAttcccagtggggctggggctgcaggacgGGCCAGGCTCCGGGAGACACGCACCCATTGTTCCTCGTTGCCTGGAGACAGGCAAGGCCCGTTCCCTCATTTGTGGCTCCCCATTATGCGGTGGCCGGAGCCAAGCGGCTGGTGGTCGTGCGGGATGGAGACGGGCCGCGTAGCCGGGCGCTAATGAGCCTGTAACTTCCGAAGGAATCCGCCAGCCCACACAGCACAAAGCTGCTGGAAGGTCAGCAGCGGGGGGGATGGAGAGACCGGGCCCCATTAGGCTAATTACCTGGTCCCAACAAAGGATGCCCGGCAGCTGAGCCGCATCTGTCCCTGGTGCGTCAGAGGCGCTGGTGTGGCCGCACGTGGCCGCGGCACGGTGCACCATCAAGCCCCCGGAGAGCCAGGCGCTGCAGGCGGAGACCACGGGGGGAGAGTCTGCCccccagggatgctggaacatgTTTTATGGGGGGCACTGGTGATGGAAACCCCAGATTTGGGTTGTTATTTCTCCAAGCCAGGGACAGCACCACTGCCCACCCCCCATTTCCAGCCCCAAACGAGGCCCCTGCTCAGCCCTGGGGCCCTGTCAGTCCTCACCCTGCCTGTGGGTCAGGCCTCAAGGCCTGGGAGAGGCAGCCATAGCTCAGGCCAAGAATCTCCACTGTCACCCCCAGGCCAGCATCTGTGCCCAGCCATGGGCACCTTGCTGCAAGCTGGATGGCACTTGGGGAGCGGTGgagggggtgctcctggggaCAGGCTGCTCAGTCCCATGGCATGGGGCAAaccctttttcccccctctccagGCCTCCTCGCTGCATCCAGATGGGCCATGGCAGTgtgggggctccccacagctcctgcctcagcCAGGATGGGTCACCAGTGGGACACAAGGCCCCCTCTGcacagctcccccagccctgcctggccaTAGGCCACTGCTCAGTTGtggctgaggtcacagctcagggGTGAAACATGCCATTTTCATGTGGCACTAGGCACCGTCCCCAGGGTGCTGGCCCAGCCCCCAGCTACTGACAGCGTCCCAGGCCACATGGGCCCATAGGAGCCACCCAGCGCCGGCGGAAGCAATTTCCTTGGTGGGGCCTGGCCCTCCCTGGAGGCCAAGCTCTCCCCTGGCCCGGCCCCAGCTaacggcaggaagatcagcgcggGACGCACCTGCGTCCACTAGCCCTGAGCTGGCCCCGCAGGTGGGGCTGCAGGGCGCTTTGGCTGGGGGCGTCTGGCTGACCCGGGGCCGTCGcagtggtggtgtgtgtgtgggggagcagggctgtccGTGCAGCCTGCAGGCTGCTGGGACTAGGGGACCTGGCTTGATTCTGGTGTTGCGAGAAATGAGCCCTGGCAGACCACGCTCTGCAGACATCCCCTGAGGGTCAATGACTCTTGCGgcaactggggtggggggcggtcCTCCATCCCAGGGCAGATGACAGTGGGTAAATCGCCAAGGCCACGGGCCAGGGTTTTGCCAGCAAAGCAGCCCAGTTGGCAGGAGTCCCATCCGcgggtggtgctgggggagggcacCTGGAACGCCGGCTACTCTGAGCGGGCCGGAGAGCGGGGCCGGGAGACCAGGCGGGGCCGAGTCCCAGCCGCGAATGGCTGTACTTCCAGCTGCTCCTTCCCTGGGCCTGATGTCCTGACCGCGGCCTCCTTCCTGGGCCCATTCAGGGACATCACACGGTCACCAGGTGAGCAGCGTGTGTCCTCCCCCCACGGGGAGGGGGCAGGTACAGCCTGTGCCCCAAGGCTGCCCCATGCCGGGCCCAGCCTGGCTCCGGGAGCCGAAGGGCCAGGTTTGCCCCGTGACCCCATGGAGCTGAGCTCCCCCAGACCCAGCTGCCCATCTCGGGCGTgcagccagcccccaccctgccccactcagagccccaCAGACAAACAGCAGCCGCTGCACCAGCTTGGGGTTTGCTCTTTATAACGCAGCAGCTTCCACTCTGCTCTGACCACACAGTGGTGGGCAGGGGGGCtgctcccagctcctgctgcctgtgcagaaaccccacccagcccagtgctGGTTTCTGGGGCTCTCGCTGGGCCGGGCAGCCCCCTATTGCCCTGTGACTCCACCCTGCCAGCAGGACCCTTGTGACTACGcctgaccccctgcccagccccacggCCAGGCCCCTGCTCCAGGCTGCACTCACCAGCTCGGCcctgggccctgacccccaggtgGGGCCGGGGAGGCAGCCCACGAGCCAGGGCACAGTTGCTGGCTTCCTGGCCCCGGAGCCCCATCCAGGAACGTTCAGGGGGCCCTGCGACGCTCTGTAACGCGCTGGCCTAACCTCGCAGGGCAGATGCAGCCGATGCCCTCCGCCAGGGGTACCATCGCGGGACGACACCAACTCCCCACACGATGATACCACCCCACTGCACCTgcactgcgggggggagggggacagctgcagccctggggggtgggggattttTCACAGCTGAGCACTgcagctatgtcaacctaacctCTCAGAGTACACCAGCCCCCCCGaatacacaacacacacacacaccccggcccAGCCACATGCAGCAGGACAGAGACACTCCTTCAGCGAGCGCAGTCCGAGCAGGacccgggctggggggaggctctgggggctcagagcacCAGTGTGACGCTGAGAGACAGG
It encodes:
- the HCRT gene encoding hypocretin neuropeptide precursor; this encodes MPKLRSGPRRHLGPMEVPNAKLHRASCLLLLALLCSLAAARHSVPMCCRQKTCPCRVYDLLHGFGNHAAGILTLGKRKSGSRAFQSQLYRLLQGSGKHAAGILTMGKRAELAPEQPASACQAVSPSTDALLPPATCAANTEPTSTRECRGQLDKDSAKGWSRGAAKSFS